A region of Acidithiobacillus ferridurans DNA encodes the following proteins:
- a CDS encoding LexA family protein: MVASSPQPVGGHHRACTLPFMVSRIAAGFPSPADDYVEKQIDLNTHLIQHREATFILRVTGWSMRDAGIFDGDGIIVDRAITPVDGKIVVAAINGDLTVKRWAGSAALCIWWRKIPSFPRSSSKKERNSASGV; the protein is encoded by the coding sequence ATGGTGGCCTCATCGCCACAGCCCGTGGGCGGCCATCATCGCGCTTGTACACTGCCGTTCATGGTGTCCCGGATTGCCGCAGGCTTCCCGTCCCCCGCCGATGACTATGTCGAAAAACAGATTGATCTGAATACCCACCTGATCCAGCACAGGGAAGCGACTTTCATCCTGCGGGTTACCGGCTGGTCCATGCGGGACGCGGGGATTTTTGATGGGGACGGGATCATTGTGGACCGGGCCATTACCCCGGTGGATGGCAAAATCGTGGTGGCGGCCATCAATGGCGACCTCACCGTCAAACGTTGGGCCGGATCGGCAGCGCTGTGCATCTGGTGGCGGAAAATCCCGAGTTTCCCGCGATCATCCTCAAAGAAGGAGAGGAACTCTGCATCTGGGGTGTAG
- a CDS encoding Y-family DNA polymerase — protein MAIALVDANNFYVSCERVFRPDLEGRPVVVLSNNDGCVVARSAEIKALGVVMGTPWFQLKKLAKREGIIALSSNYSLYADMSNRMMGILSTFSPIQEVYSIDECFLDLRGVAQDRLFHMGQAARQRVRQWVGLPVGVGIAATKTLAKLANHVAKKMPEYAGVCVWDDLAEGDQQRLLQQLPVSEVWGVGRQWTIRLQETGIQTVWDLRQTDPALMRKRFSILMERSIRELRGEPCIAMVEIPPPRQEIQSSRSFGRTVTSAEELGEAISLYTVRAASKLRRQGSVAGALRVFIHTSPFQTHLPQYHATRTVALNHPSQDTRVFLQAGRIALADMYRSGLAYAKAGVHLLEITSADALQADLFTSAEDEARANQLMITLDRVNARFGSGTLQPGVAGLQEPRGWAMKRGNKSPAYTTRWADLAKAKLE, from the coding sequence ATGGCCATTGCCCTGGTAGACGCCAATAATTTTTATGTTTCCTGCGAACGGGTGTTTCGCCCGGATCTGGAAGGGCGGCCCGTGGTGGTGCTCTCCAATAATGATGGCTGCGTCGTGGCGCGATCGGCTGAAATAAAGGCCTTGGGTGTGGTCATGGGGACACCGTGGTTTCAGCTGAAGAAGCTGGCCAAACGGGAAGGAATCATCGCCCTGTCGAGCAATTACAGCCTATATGCCGATATGAGCAATCGCATGATGGGGATTCTTTCGACCTTCAGCCCTATTCAGGAAGTCTACAGTATCGACGAATGCTTTCTGGATCTGCGGGGCGTTGCGCAAGACCGGCTATTCCACATGGGACAAGCGGCCCGGCAGAGAGTCCGGCAATGGGTGGGATTGCCGGTCGGGGTAGGCATCGCTGCTACCAAGACGCTCGCCAAACTCGCCAACCATGTCGCCAAAAAGATGCCTGAATATGCGGGAGTCTGCGTGTGGGACGATCTGGCTGAAGGGGATCAGCAGCGTCTCTTGCAACAATTGCCTGTTTCCGAAGTCTGGGGGGTGGGTCGCCAGTGGACCATACGGTTGCAGGAGACGGGAATTCAGACGGTCTGGGATCTCCGGCAGACGGATCCCGCGCTGATGCGCAAGCGCTTCAGTATCCTCATGGAACGGAGCATACGGGAACTGCGCGGGGAACCTTGCATCGCCATGGTGGAAATCCCGCCGCCCCGGCAGGAGATTCAATCCTCGCGATCCTTCGGCCGCACGGTAACCAGCGCAGAGGAATTGGGCGAAGCGATCAGCCTGTATACCGTAAGGGCCGCGAGCAAGCTGCGTCGTCAGGGTTCAGTGGCCGGTGCACTGCGGGTGTTTATCCACACCAGCCCTTTTCAGACGCATCTGCCGCAATATCATGCCACGAGAACCGTCGCCCTGAATCATCCCAGTCAGGATACCCGGGTATTCCTGCAAGCCGGCCGTATCGCACTGGCGGACATGTATCGGTCGGGATTGGCTTATGCCAAGGCGGGCGTGCATCTCCTGGAGATCACCTCGGCGGATGCCTTGCAGGCCGACCTTTTTACGTCGGCAGAAGATGAGGCGCGCGCCAATCAATTGATGATCACGCTGGACCGGGTGAATGCGCGTTTTGGCAGCGGCACCCTGCAGCCGGGCGTGGCCGGTCTGCAGGAACCGCGTGGATGGGCCATGAAACGCGGCAACAAGTCCCCTGCCTACACGACACGATGGGCGGATCTGGCCAAAGCAAAGCTGGAATAA
- a CDS encoding J domain-containing protein: MPPLRFPALVLTPPAQTDNPLSPEQKTFNRLSQQIAKARQQMSDWESAMEATRKRVLKDLLPLRDQHLQLRIQLLAQLDTISLTQKLGKADSETLSQMIARLAENLMTESSDPQLQEIHDRHGGPDAEEQAMFAEMKASMEDFFNLNPEAAGDGKGSSENPKAWTEEETPQTQSQRESQRTRPKTARQKAQEARQAEQAGQIHQSLQGVYRRLVSAVHPDREADPVIRAQKTALMQRINQAYGENDLLQLLALQHELGLMDAQAVHKLGDAHLKKYNQALKEHLATLKGKMQALQQHLAGSLGIPLFAMQSPHGLSRDIQETIQATRQAISGLRQEMKRLAQPAYLKRWIKTARRELASEDYIDDEFY, from the coding sequence ATGCCCCCATTACGATTTCCTGCGCTGGTGTTGACGCCACCGGCACAGACCGACAACCCGCTGTCGCCGGAACAAAAGACTTTCAACCGCCTCTCCCAGCAGATTGCCAAAGCCCGCCAGCAGATGAGCGATTGGGAATCTGCTATGGAGGCGACGCGAAAGCGTGTACTCAAGGACCTTCTGCCGTTGCGGGACCAGCATCTGCAATTACGCATTCAGCTGCTGGCACAGCTGGACACCATCAGTCTGACCCAGAAACTGGGGAAAGCGGATAGCGAGACCCTATCCCAGATGATCGCCCGCTTGGCCGAGAACCTCATGACGGAATCCTCCGATCCACAGTTGCAAGAAATACATGATCGGCATGGCGGCCCCGACGCAGAAGAACAGGCCATGTTCGCCGAGATGAAAGCGTCCATGGAGGATTTTTTCAACCTAAACCCTGAAGCTGCGGGTGATGGAAAAGGGTCTTCAGAAAACCCAAAGGCATGGACGGAAGAGGAAACGCCACAAACGCAGTCACAGCGAGAAAGCCAACGTACCAGACCCAAAACGGCACGGCAAAAGGCGCAAGAAGCGCGTCAGGCAGAACAGGCGGGGCAGATCCACCAGTCCCTGCAGGGCGTTTATCGGCGTTTGGTCAGCGCCGTGCATCCCGACCGGGAGGCAGATCCGGTCATACGTGCCCAGAAAACGGCACTGATGCAACGGATCAATCAGGCCTATGGGGAAAATGACCTCTTGCAACTGCTGGCTCTCCAGCACGAGTTGGGCCTGATGGACGCGCAAGCGGTCCATAAGCTGGGCGATGCGCATTTGAAAAAGTATAACCAGGCTCTCAAGGAACATCTGGCCACTTTAAAAGGTAAAATGCAGGCACTTCAGCAGCATCTGGCCGGCAGTCTGGGGATACCCCTTTTTGCGATGCAGTCACCGCATGGTCTGTCGCGGGATATTCAGGAAACCATTCAGGCAACCCGACAGGCTATTAGCGGATTACGGCAGGAGATGAAACGACTTGCGCAACCCGCCTACCTCAAACGCTGGATCAAGACTGCACGACGCGAATTGGCCTCGGAAGATTATATCGACGATGAATTTTACTGA
- a CDS encoding IS701 family transposase, protein MPFHRLVALRLSEWISYFLTVVPPRSRRSFVELLCGCLISPEGWVTRALSSISLRCHWTTYYKLLERASLRTQALAITQVRWLLQSLPKPLIVELVVDDTMVLRHSTKAPGAAIRFDHSHKHNRPSYVLAQNWVGLALTLRTRSGKAISFPIRLRLVPSTGNTHKLKIAGALLRAFIPHIPVPVRLLTDAWFMRRRLLLPLLRQHGLQPAGQFIGQVRKDTVLLRDPPPRTSQRGRPRIYGNKYTVEDMAALPTEIVSLDLYGKRQKVRLQSIIANARFLNGHPVRAVWSAIYDEKHHRWSPTRLYLASETDLTASEIVVLYSNRWQIEPIFHNLKRWWGIHNLWQQKRTVLERWMQIRCIAWSMVQLLAETLSEDFPMTAVAPWRIATPVTAGLMAQWLHLQFLRVPFWKGYDPKSGKFQCPAPAFWADTDDPPRKKVA, encoded by the coding sequence ATGCCCTTTCATCGTCTCGTTGCCCTCCGCCTCTCGGAGTGGATTTCCTACTTTCTGACGGTCGTGCCGCCCCGCTCGCGGCGCAGTTTTGTGGAGCTGCTTTGCGGTTGCCTGATCTCGCCCGAAGGCTGGGTCACCCGCGCCCTCAGCAGCATCTCCCTCCGCTGCCACTGGACCACCTATTACAAACTCCTGGAGCGTGCGTCCTTGCGTACACAGGCGTTGGCCATAACCCAGGTACGCTGGCTCCTGCAGTCCTTGCCCAAGCCCCTGATCGTCGAGTTAGTCGTCGACGACACGATGGTCCTGCGGCACTCTACCAAGGCCCCAGGCGCGGCCATCCGCTTCGACCACAGTCATAAGCACAACCGCCCCAGTTATGTCCTCGCCCAGAATTGGGTGGGTCTGGCGTTGACCCTGCGTACCCGTTCCGGCAAAGCCATTTCCTTTCCCATCCGCTTGCGCCTGGTGCCCAGTACCGGCAACACCCACAAGCTGAAAATCGCCGGAGCATTGCTGCGCGCCTTTATACCCCACATCCCCGTACCCGTCCGGTTGCTCACCGATGCTTGGTTCATGCGGCGGCGCCTGCTCTTGCCCCTGTTGCGTCAGCACGGCCTGCAGCCGGCAGGCCAGTTCATCGGCCAGGTGCGCAAAGATACTGTACTGCTCCGCGACCCACCGCCGAGGACATCCCAACGCGGGCGTCCTCGGATATATGGAAACAAGTACACCGTGGAAGACATGGCTGCGCTGCCCACCGAGATCGTCTCTCTGGATCTCTATGGGAAACGGCAGAAGGTCCGTCTTCAATCCATCATCGCCAATGCACGATTCCTGAACGGCCATCCGGTCCGTGCCGTATGGAGTGCGATCTACGATGAAAAGCATCATCGGTGGTCTCCCACCCGCCTCTATCTCGCTTCCGAGACGGATCTCACCGCCAGCGAAATCGTCGTCCTCTACAGCAACCGCTGGCAGATCGAACCGATCTTCCACAATCTCAAACGCTGGTGGGGCATCCATAACCTCTGGCAGCAAAAACGCACCGTCTTGGAACGCTGGATGCAAATCCGCTGCATCGCTTGGTCCATGGTGCAACTCCTCGCCGAAACCCTATCCGAAGATTTCCCCATGACTGCAGTAGCGCCCTGGCGTATCGCTACTCCTGTCACCGCAGGACTCATGGCCCAATGGCTTCATCTGCAATTTCTGCGGGTTCCATTCTGGAAGGGCTACGACCCGAAGTCCGGGAAATTCCAGTGCCCCGCCCCCGCCTTTTGGGCCGATACCGATGACCCACCCCGCAAAAAGGTCGCCTGA
- a CDS encoding copper-binding protein has product MKRFYLTLILACSAAVTLPAYAATGNMPGMDNMGTVSGQATKAQTFMGQGKINSINPAANMVNVAMGPVKALGWPSMSMNFLLQNKAMLNGYKAGEMVKFSFAKDAAGGYIITRITPVRQ; this is encoded by the coding sequence ATGAAACGTTTTTATCTCACCCTCATCCTGGCGTGTTCGGCGGCGGTCACGCTTCCGGCATATGCGGCCACGGGCAACATGCCGGGCATGGACAATATGGGCACCGTATCAGGCCAAGCGACCAAGGCCCAGACCTTCATGGGGCAGGGCAAAATCAACAGCATCAATCCCGCTGCGAACATGGTCAATGTCGCCATGGGCCCCGTCAAGGCCCTTGGCTGGCCCAGTATGTCAATGAATTTCCTGCTCCAGAACAAGGCTATGCTCAACGGCTACAAGGCTGGAGAAATGGTGAAATTCAGTTTCGCAAAGGATGCTGCCGGGGGGTACATCATCACCAGGATCACGCCGGTCAGACAATGA
- a CDS encoding cytochrome b/b6 domain-containing protein translates to MMLATDTRYILHPVWDPLLRALHWWMALAMMAQFTSGATLLALGNDMSDALMGKIDIIHYVGGYAFAAGLVVRIIWLFVGPPTARWRDLLPLTSAQRRIWRETLSCYLSGFRRPISPYRGHNAFAGPAYLAFFLIAVAQIALGISLSLMPDSEAMNSPLMVMHEWGFFLLLAFVIVHVALVIAHEVAGRHGLISAMIHGHKGFTESEHQALHADWDAALGVQADLSGGTKGLDDITSNNGDITKTRHE, encoded by the coding sequence ATGATGTTGGCAACGGACACCCGCTATATCCTGCACCCTGTCTGGGACCCGCTGCTGCGGGCACTGCATTGGTGGATGGCGCTTGCCATGATGGCGCAATTCACCTCAGGCGCGACCCTCCTGGCCTTGGGTAACGACATGTCTGACGCCCTGATGGGAAAGATCGACATCATCCATTATGTCGGCGGCTATGCTTTCGCCGCCGGGCTGGTGGTGCGCATCATCTGGCTCTTTGTCGGCCCGCCGACGGCGCGCTGGCGCGACCTCCTGCCCCTGACGTCAGCCCAGCGCCGCATCTGGCGGGAAACCCTCTCCTGTTATCTGAGCGGCTTCCGACGCCCGATTTCTCCCTATCGGGGGCATAACGCTTTCGCTGGCCCCGCCTATCTCGCCTTTTTCCTGATTGCCGTGGCGCAGATCGCCTTGGGAATCAGCCTCTCGCTTATGCCGGACAGTGAAGCGATGAACTCCCCGTTGATGGTGATGCATGAATGGGGATTCTTTCTGCTGCTTGCCTTCGTCATTGTCCATGTGGCGCTCGTGATCGCGCACGAGGTTGCGGGCCGCCACGGCTTGATATCGGCCATGATCCACGGTCACAAGGGGTTCACTGAGTCGGAACACCAAGCCCTTCATGCCGATTGGGACGCTGCGCTCGGTGTCCAGGCAGACCTGAGCGGCGGGACGAAAGGGCTGGACGATATTACTTCAAATAACGGAGATATCACGAAAACCAGGCATGAGTGA
- a CDS encoding efflux RND transporter permease subunit: MIRAIMRWCMENRLLVVIAVLVLIVGGTLAVINIPLEALPDISPTQVIVKTSYPGQAPQIIQDQVTYPLETTLQEVPGAQAVRGYSMFGDSYVYVLFKGGTSIYQARNLVLQYLSQVQSKLPPGITPALGPNSSGVDWIFEYALTDPGGTLNLAQLTTLQNWFLKYELQAISGVAEVATVGGMVQEYQVVVDPQKLLAYNLTLPEVEAAIRAANGETSGSVVDMGGASYIVRTSGYIHSLKDLQDASLAVRNDVPITLREVARVQLGPQLPNGVADLNGQGQVVGGIVMMNQGGNAYALIHQIQRKLKDIQPSLPKGVQVVTTYSQAPLIQRSIHTLTGKLLEESLAVALISLLFLLRARSALVALVALPLGILAAILIMWAMGVPANIMSLGGIAIAIGVMMDAPVVMIENMHKHLEHNPGGDPWAAAMAAAEEVGPALFFSLIIIAVSFLPVFALGGEEGKLFAPLAFTKTFSVAAAAILSITVVPILMAWFIRGRIRPENKNPLNRVLAFLYRPVIHTVLRAPWIILVLALLLTATLYYPWNRLGSEFMPPLNEGTLLYMPVTQDPAVSIGQAATLLQQTDRILKTFPEVETVFGEAGRAQTATDQSPLSMFDTVVNLKNPDQWPAGMTMHKLQSKMNKALQVPGLSNIWTQPLKGRVDMLTTGLQTPLGIKIGGTDLDTLNRLGQELQTVLRKVPGTQSAYAARVTGGRYIVIHTDRAKAARFGLSVADVNRLVETAIGGKVLTTAVQGLERFPVDLRYPRELRQSLSTLMESRIAAPDGAQIPLAQVADLRIEGGPAMLTSDNSRLNSWIYIDPKPGTNIGAYVPRAKAAIAKAVHLPGGYTVSWVGQYQVMEQAAKRLELVIPAVILLIALLLYFNFKNWVEVTIILLTLPLSLVGGFWLIYWLNYKLSVAVAVGFIALAGVAAEFGVVMLLYLDQALLRRQARDALRTWHDLQLAVIEGTMLRLRPLAMTLTLVVGGLLPIMFSHGAGADVMKRIAAPMVGGMFSAALLALLVIPALYALWQKRRLGLR, encoded by the coding sequence ATGATTAGAGCGATCATGCGTTGGTGTATGGAAAACCGTTTGCTGGTCGTGATCGCCGTCCTGGTATTGATCGTCGGCGGTACGCTGGCGGTGATCAACATCCCCCTGGAAGCACTCCCCGACATTTCGCCCACCCAGGTCATCGTTAAGACCTCCTACCCTGGCCAGGCGCCGCAAATCATTCAGGACCAGGTCACCTATCCTCTGGAAACCACCCTGCAGGAGGTACCCGGTGCCCAAGCCGTGCGCGGCTACTCCATGTTCGGGGACTCCTATGTCTACGTCCTCTTCAAAGGGGGCACCAGCATCTATCAGGCCCGCAATCTGGTACTCCAATACCTGAGCCAGGTGCAGTCCAAGCTGCCGCCGGGGATCACCCCGGCCCTGGGGCCGAACAGTTCGGGGGTGGACTGGATCTTCGAGTATGCCCTCACCGATCCCGGCGGGACCTTGAATCTCGCCCAGCTCACCACCCTGCAGAACTGGTTTCTCAAGTACGAACTGCAGGCCATCTCCGGCGTCGCGGAGGTGGCCACGGTGGGGGGCATGGTGCAGGAGTACCAGGTGGTGGTGGATCCCCAGAAGCTCCTCGCCTATAACCTGACTCTGCCGGAAGTGGAGGCCGCTATTCGGGCTGCCAATGGGGAGACCAGCGGCTCGGTGGTGGACATGGGAGGAGCGAGTTATATCGTCCGCACCTCGGGCTATATCCATTCCCTGAAAGACCTGCAAGATGCGTCGCTGGCCGTACGCAACGATGTGCCCATTACGCTGCGGGAGGTGGCCCGGGTGCAGTTGGGTCCACAATTGCCCAACGGCGTCGCCGATCTCAATGGCCAGGGCCAGGTGGTGGGCGGTATCGTGATGATGAACCAGGGTGGCAACGCCTATGCCCTCATCCACCAGATCCAGCGCAAGCTGAAGGACATCCAGCCCTCCCTGCCCAAGGGCGTGCAGGTTGTCACGACTTATAGCCAGGCCCCGCTCATCCAGCGCAGCATTCATACCCTGACCGGCAAGTTGCTGGAAGAATCCCTGGCGGTGGCGCTCATCTCCCTGCTCTTTCTGCTGCGCGCGCGTTCGGCGCTGGTGGCCCTCGTCGCCCTGCCGCTGGGAATACTGGCCGCCATCCTCATCATGTGGGCCATGGGTGTCCCCGCCAACATCATGTCCCTGGGCGGCATCGCCATTGCCATCGGCGTGATGATGGATGCCCCCGTGGTCATGATCGAAAACATGCACAAGCATTTGGAACACAACCCCGGTGGCGACCCCTGGGCGGCGGCGATGGCGGCGGCGGAGGAGGTCGGTCCGGCACTGTTTTTCTCGCTGATTATCATCGCTGTTTCCTTCCTGCCGGTCTTCGCCTTGGGTGGCGAGGAGGGCAAGCTCTTTGCGCCCCTCGCCTTTACCAAGACGTTTTCCGTGGCCGCCGCCGCCATCCTTTCCATAACCGTGGTGCCCATTCTCATGGCATGGTTCATCCGCGGCCGCATCCGCCCTGAAAACAAAAACCCCCTGAATCGGGTCCTGGCTTTCCTCTACCGACCGGTCATCCACACTGTCCTGCGCGCCCCCTGGATCATTTTGGTCCTCGCCCTGCTGCTCACGGCCACCCTCTACTACCCCTGGAACCGCCTGGGGTCGGAATTTATGCCCCCCCTGAACGAGGGGACGCTGCTCTACATGCCGGTCACCCAAGACCCGGCAGTCTCCATCGGTCAGGCAGCCACGCTCCTACAGCAGACGGACCGCATCCTGAAGACCTTCCCCGAGGTGGAGACGGTCTTCGGCGAGGCCGGAAGGGCACAAACGGCGACGGACCAATCGCCTCTGTCCATGTTTGATACGGTGGTGAATTTGAAAAATCCCGACCAGTGGCCAGCCGGGATGACCATGCACAAGCTGCAAAGCAAGATGAACAAAGCCTTGCAAGTCCCTGGCCTGTCGAATATCTGGACACAACCGCTCAAGGGACGGGTGGATATGCTGACTACCGGTCTCCAGACGCCATTAGGCATTAAAATCGGCGGAACGGATCTCGATACCCTGAACCGCCTGGGGCAGGAACTCCAGACCGTCCTGCGCAAGGTACCCGGCACCCAGAGCGCCTATGCCGCTCGGGTCACCGGCGGCCGCTACATCGTCATCCACACCGATCGTGCCAAGGCCGCCCGTTTTGGCCTTTCGGTGGCGGATGTGAACCGTCTCGTGGAAACGGCCATCGGTGGCAAGGTCCTGACCACCGCAGTACAAGGGCTGGAACGCTTCCCGGTGGATCTCCGTTACCCCCGGGAACTGCGCCAATCCCTGTCCACCCTGATGGAAAGCCGCATCGCCGCTCCCGATGGTGCCCAGATCCCTCTGGCCCAGGTGGCCGATCTCCGGATCGAGGGCGGGCCTGCCATGCTTACCAGCGACAACAGTCGCCTGAACAGTTGGATCTATATTGACCCGAAGCCGGGCACCAACATCGGTGCCTATGTACCCCGCGCCAAAGCGGCCATTGCGAAAGCCGTCCATCTCCCAGGAGGTTATACTGTCTCCTGGGTAGGCCAGTATCAGGTCATGGAGCAGGCCGCCAAGCGCCTGGAACTGGTCATTCCTGCGGTGATTCTGCTGATCGCCCTGCTCCTCTACTTCAATTTCAAAAACTGGGTGGAGGTGACCATCATCCTGCTGACTTTGCCCCTGTCTCTGGTCGGTGGTTTCTGGCTCATCTATTGGCTGAATTACAAGCTCTCGGTGGCGGTGGCAGTGGGTTTCATTGCCTTGGCGGGAGTGGCGGCAGAATTCGGGGTGGTGATGCTTCTCTACCTGGACCAGGCACTCCTCCGGCGACAGGCCCGTGACGCCTTGCGGACCTGGCATGACCTTCAGCTTGCCGTCATCGAGGGGACCATGCTGCGCCTACGGCCCCTAGCCATGACCTTGACCCTGGTGGTGGGTGGCCTCTTACCCATCATGTTCAGTCATGGCGCCGGTGCCGATGTGATGAAGCGCATTGCCGCCCCCATGGTGGGCGGCATGTTCAGCGCCGCGTTACTGGCGCTGCTGGTAATTCCTGCCCTTTACGCCCTGTGGCAGAAGCGGCGATTGGGCCTACGATGA
- a CDS encoding efflux RND transporter periplasmic adaptor subunit: protein MKSRNWIIGMGLLVLGVVLGAGVVWWLRTAAPAAASSANVAATHPQESTPKGRHILYWAAPMDPKIHSDHPMKDSMGMAYIPVYASSPNAKKESGLSIDPRLAQNLGVRLVAVQRRQMGHAIHTVGTVAVDENRVYSVTPRFSGWVTRLHVRAVGDPVQRGQVLAEIYSPELYSAQQEYLIARRQGGTTEDPALLAAAKARLRLLGMPENQIAALARHGTAERDVPLMAPASGVVETLNVRQGSYVSPQTNLYEIANLDRIWVNVALYSYQLPWVHIGDAVRLHLPAYPGKSWEGRLNFLYPTLDPKNRTVTARLSFPNPGGMLRPGTYSDATVLASPEETLAVPSSAVLRTTQGDYVMLGEGQGHFLPVQVALGPEADGWVAIDKGLKTGDRVVESAQFLLYSESRFQSVKARMLGGTTSAAPGTGISQPQNMTQGRKPPASAAPAGNAGAPPTPPASSGPGVMVGMNRGQGGKSHD, encoded by the coding sequence ATGAAGTCACGCAACTGGATCATCGGCATGGGTCTGCTCGTCCTTGGCGTAGTCCTCGGGGCTGGGGTGGTGTGGTGGCTGCGGACCGCCGCCCCTGCCGCGGCATCGAGCGCCAACGTCGCCGCAACCCATCCTCAGGAAAGTACCCCCAAGGGACGGCACATCCTCTACTGGGCTGCCCCCATGGATCCCAAAATCCATTCGGATCACCCGATGAAGGACAGCATGGGGATGGCATATATCCCGGTCTATGCCTCCAGCCCGAACGCAAAAAAAGAGTCCGGTCTCAGCATCGATCCGCGCCTGGCGCAAAACCTGGGGGTGCGCCTTGTAGCGGTGCAGCGCCGTCAGATGGGGCATGCCATCCATACCGTGGGCACCGTGGCAGTGGACGAGAACCGGGTTTATTCCGTCACGCCGCGTTTCTCCGGCTGGGTGACACGCTTGCACGTCCGTGCCGTGGGTGACCCCGTGCAGCGCGGCCAGGTGCTCGCCGAGATATATTCTCCCGAGCTGTATAGTGCCCAACAGGAATATCTCATTGCCCGCCGCCAGGGTGGGACGACGGAAGACCCGGCACTGCTGGCGGCCGCCAAGGCGAGATTGCGACTGCTGGGCATGCCGGAAAATCAGATCGCGGCGCTCGCCCGGCACGGCACGGCGGAGCGGGACGTGCCGCTCATGGCGCCCGCTTCCGGGGTGGTCGAGACCCTCAATGTGCGCCAGGGCAGTTATGTCTCGCCGCAGACGAATCTCTATGAAATCGCCAACCTCGACCGGATATGGGTCAATGTGGCGCTCTATTCCTACCAATTACCGTGGGTACATATCGGCGATGCCGTGCGCTTGCATCTGCCCGCCTATCCCGGCAAATCCTGGGAGGGACGCCTGAACTTTCTCTACCCGACACTGGACCCCAAAAACCGGACGGTGACGGCCCGGCTGAGTTTTCCCAATCCCGGCGGGATGCTACGCCCCGGCACTTATAGCGACGCCACGGTTCTGGCCAGCCCCGAGGAGACTCTGGCGGTACCCAGTAGCGCCGTACTACGTACCACTCAGGGGGATTATGTCATGCTGGGTGAAGGCCAAGGGCACTTTCTGCCGGTACAGGTCGCTCTGGGGCCGGAGGCCGACGGCTGGGTAGCCATCGACAAGGGACTCAAAACGGGTGACCGGGTAGTGGAAAGCGCCCAGTTCCTGCTCTATTCCGAATCCCGGTTCCAGTCGGTGAAGGCTCGTATGCTGGGGGGCACCACGAGTGCCGCGCCGGGCACCGGGATTTCCCAGCCGCAGAACATGACTCAGGGCCGGAAGCCCCCTGCGTCCGCCGCTCCCGCCGGGAATGCTGGTGCCCCGCCAACGCCACCGGCCTCATCCGGTCCGGGCGTCATGGTCGGGATGAACAGGGGTCAAGGAGGCAAATCTCATGATTAG